One window from the genome of Cryptococcus neoformans var. neoformans JEC21 chromosome 12 sequence encodes:
- a CDS encoding cysteine synthase, putative has product MVVSRSASILRSVCPTFISSRAYATAAPAFGKPVNGFVGAIGNTPLIRLSRLSEETGCNILAKAEFMSPGGSIKDRAALYLVQDAEEKGLIRPGGTVVEGTAGNTGIGLAHVCRSKGYKCVIYMPDTQSQEKIDLLRMLGADVRPVPAVAFDNPQNYNHQAARYAASLENAVWTNQFDNVANRNAHIVSTGPEIWEQTDGGKLDAFICSTGTGGTLAGVTRYLTEKSNGRVEAWLADPPGSVLFNLVENGEIKREGNGSITEGIGQGRVTNNLAPDLSLLSGAIHVPDSASINMIYRLLDEEGLYVGASSALNVWSAVELAKRKGKGSTVVTVLCDGAYRYQARLFSRVWLESKGLVSHIPDHLQKYIVLP; this is encoded by the exons GTTAACGGTTTCGTTGGGGCCATCGGAAACACTCCTTTG ATCCGACTCAGCCGTCTCTCTGAGGAGACCGGCTGCAATATCCTCGCGAAGGCCGAGTTCATGTCCCCTGGTGGCTCCATCAAGGACCGAGCCGCCCTTTACCTTGTCCAGGAcgccgaggagaagggtctCATCCGACCTGGTGGCACTGTTGTTGAGGGTACCGCTGGTAACACTGGGATAGGTCTTGCTCATGTCTGCAGGTCCAAGGGATACAAGTGTGTCATCTACATGCCTGACACTCAATCtcaggagaagattgacTTGCTGAGGATGTTGGGTGCCGACGTCAGGCCTGTCCCTG CCGTCGCTTTTGACAACCCTCAGAACTACAACCACCAAGCTGCCCGATACGCTGCTTCCCTTGAGAACGCCGTCTGGACTAACCAATTTGATAATGTCGCCAACCGAAATGCCCACATCGTCTCTACCGGTCCTGAAATCTGGGAGCAAACCGATGGCGGCAAGCTCGATGCTTTCATTTGCTCTACCGGTACTGGTGGTACCCTTGCCGGTGTGACTAGGTACCTGACTGAGAAGAGTAACGGACGTGTTGAGGCTTGGTTGGCGGACCCTCCTGGAAGTGTGTTGTTCAATTTGGTTGAGAATGGTGAGATCAAGCGAGAAGGTAACGGCTCTATCACCGAGG GTATCGGACAAGGTCGAGTCACCAACAACCTCGCCCCCgatctctctctcctgtCTGGCGCTATCCACGTGCCCGACTCTGCCTCCATTAACATGATCTACCGACTTCTTGACGAGGAAGGTCTCTACGTTGGTGCGTCCTCCGCGCTCAACGTCTGGTCCGCTGTCGAGCTCGCGAagcgaaaaggaaagggcaGCACCGTCGTTACTGTTCTCTGTGACGGTGCTTACCG ATACCAAGCTCGTTTGTTCTCTCGAGTGTGGCTCGAATCTAAGGGTCTCGTCTCTCATATCCccgaccatctccaaaagtATATTGTTCTTCCTTAA